One part of the Anopheles coustani chromosome 2, idAnoCousDA_361_x.2, whole genome shotgun sequence genome encodes these proteins:
- the LOC131262011 gene encoding trifunctional nucleotide phosphoesterase protein YfkN isoform X1: MAGFTSQAALRSKWGDLVESGTTNIESATDVSQGLKHVVGWLKQASVEVREAGKRAVSQIQHNTPSLLHLHTTTLIRQVNDRDCVGGVGTSSGNSMIGATDKLTIIHYNDVYNIDANSKSEPIGGAARFCTAVKSFAQLNPLVLFSGDAFSPSMLSTFTKGEQMVPVLNAVGTHCAVFGNHDFDHGLDVLTDWVEKTTFPWLMSNVVDNETGRPLGGGKITHILHHNDVKVGLIGLVEKEWLDTLPTIDPNEVTYIDFIKAGNQLADELHNQGCDVIIALTHMRTPNDIELAKHSGHIDLILGGHDHVYEILNIEDTHVVKSGTDFRQFSKIGVCLERNENGKININVEKVDVSSTKYTEDPALKEELRKYSETIESKMHEVLGTFAVELDGRFSSIRTSETNLGNWICDVALAATGADCVMINSGTFRSDQVHPAGPFMMRDLVNIIPMQDPLIVLEVTGKILHSALENSVSTYPKLEGRFPQIAGMSFAFDPSKPPGNRVEVKLVRVGDEWLNLEQKYTLCIKSYIHGGCDGYTMFKGCRVLMDDDAAPELGLAIQNHFKAIDVRMGKAHHTKHRQSLVTLSRRHSMVQMLENLELDGPTPIRRKSSVTPPKMEHISNNRGKLLRRASLDDLEQNSCQLAPSIQHRIVVVQNEDHIRELIFKRETIEKNSVIKETDELTP; this comes from the exons ATGGCCGGGTTCACGTCCCAAGCTGCATTGCGCTCCAAGTGGGGCGATCTGGTCGAAAGTGGCACCACGAACATTGAATCCGCGACAGACGTTTCGCAGGGACTGAAACATGTGGTCGGATGGCTCAAAcag GCATCGGTCGAAGTTAGAGAGGCGGGCAAGCGAGCGGTTTCCCAGATCCAGCATAACACACCGAGCCTGCTGCACCTGCACACGACGACACTGATCCGTCAGGTGAATGATCGCGACTGCGTTGGGGGAGTCGGAACCAGCAGCGGCAACAGTATGATCGGGGCAACAGACAAGTTAACCATCATCCACTACAACGATGTGTACAACATCGACGCCAACAGCAAATCGGAGCCGATCGGTGGAGCCGCCCGGTTCTGCACGGCCGTCAAGTCCTTCGCCCAGCTGAACCCATTGGTCCTGTTCAGCGGGGATGCCTTCTCGCCCAGCATGCTCAGCACGTTCACCAAGGGCGAACAGATGGTGCCGGTGTTGAATGCGGTTGGAACGCACTGTGCCGTTTTCGGAAATCACGATTTTG ATCATGGACTGGATGTGCTTACCGATTGGGTGGAGAAGACGACTTTCCCGTGGCTGATGTCGAACGTGGTGGACAATGAAACCGGCCGACCGCTGGGAGGCGGCAAAATCACGCACATCTTGCATCACAACGACGTGAAGGTGGGCCTGATCGGGCTGGTGGAGAAGGAATGGCTCGACACGCTGCCGACGATCGACCCAAACGAAGTGACGTACATCGACTTCATCAAGGCGGGAAACCAACTGGCCGATGAGCTACACAATCAA GGTTGTGATGTGATTATAGCGTTAACACATATGCGCACTCCGAATGATATTGAGCTAGCAAAACATAGCGGCCACATTGATCTCATCCTCGGTGGACACGATCACGTTTATGAAATACTGAAT ATTGAAGATACTCATGTGGTGAAGTCTGGCACGGACTTTcggcaattttcaaaaattggcGTTTGCCTGGAGCGGAATGAGAATGGCAAGATTAATATCAATGTCGAGAAGGTCGACGTCAGCTCGACGAAGTACACCGAAGACCCGGCACTGAAGGAGGAACTGCGCAAGTACTCGGAAACGATCGAGTCAAAGATGCACGAGGTGTTGGGAACGTTCGCGGTGGAACTGGACGGTCGCTTCTCGTCGATACGCACGTCGGAGACCAACCTGGGCAACTGGATATGCGACGTGGCGCTGGCGGCCACCGGAGCAGACTGTGTTATGATCAATTCGGGCACGTTCCGATCGGATCAGGTACACCCGGCCGGTCCGTTTATGATGCGCGATCTGGTCAACATCATTCCCATGCAGGACCCGCTGATAGTGCTGGAAGTGACCGGCAAAATTCTCCACTCGGCGCTGGAAAATTCTGTCTCCACCTACCCGAAGCTGGAGGGTAGATTTCCGCAGATTGCCGGCATGTCGTTCGCGTTCGATCCGAGCAAACCGCCCGGCAATCGAGTCGAAGTGAAATTGGTGCGCGTTGGCGATGAGTGGCTAAACCTGGAGCAGAAGTACACGCTCTGCATCAAGAGCTACATCCATGGCGGTTGCGACGGGTACACCATGTTCAAGGGATGTCGCGTGCTCATGGATGACGATGCTGCCCCGGAGCTCGGGTTGGCAATTCAGAACCACTTCAAAGCAATCGATGTGCGCATGGGCAAGGCTCACCACACCAAGCACCGGCAGTCGCTGGTCACTTTGTCACGCCGCCACAGCATGGTGCAGATGCTCGAGAATCTGGAGCTGGATGGTCCGACGCCGATACGGCGAAAGTCTTCCGTGACGCCACCGAAAATGGAGCACATCAGTAACAACCGGGGAAAG CTTCTTCGGCGTGCTTCGTTGGATGACTTGGAGCAAAACAGCTGCCAGTTGGCGCCGTCCATACAGCACCGGATTGTCGTAGTGCAGAATGAAGAT CACATCCGTGAACTGATTTTTAAGCGTgaaacaatcgaaaaaaattCCGTTATCAAGGAGACCGATGAGCTTACACCCTAA
- the LOC131262011 gene encoding trifunctional nucleotide phosphoesterase protein YfkN isoform X2 has product MIGATDKLTIIHYNDVYNIDANSKSEPIGGAARFCTAVKSFAQLNPLVLFSGDAFSPSMLSTFTKGEQMVPVLNAVGTHCAVFGNHDFDHGLDVLTDWVEKTTFPWLMSNVVDNETGRPLGGGKITHILHHNDVKVGLIGLVEKEWLDTLPTIDPNEVTYIDFIKAGNQLADELHNQGCDVIIALTHMRTPNDIELAKHSGHIDLILGGHDHVYEILNIEDTHVVKSGTDFRQFSKIGVCLERNENGKININVEKVDVSSTKYTEDPALKEELRKYSETIESKMHEVLGTFAVELDGRFSSIRTSETNLGNWICDVALAATGADCVMINSGTFRSDQVHPAGPFMMRDLVNIIPMQDPLIVLEVTGKILHSALENSVSTYPKLEGRFPQIAGMSFAFDPSKPPGNRVEVKLVRVGDEWLNLEQKYTLCIKSYIHGGCDGYTMFKGCRVLMDDDAAPELGLAIQNHFKAIDVRMGKAHHTKHRQSLVTLSRRHSMVQMLENLELDGPTPIRRKSSVTPPKMEHISNNRGKLLRRASLDDLEQNSCQLAPSIQHRIVVVQNEDHIRELIFKRETIEKNSVIKETDELTP; this is encoded by the exons ATGATCGGGGCAACAGACAAGTTAACCATCATCCACTACAACGATGTGTACAACATCGACGCCAACAGCAAATCGGAGCCGATCGGTGGAGCCGCCCGGTTCTGCACGGCCGTCAAGTCCTTCGCCCAGCTGAACCCATTGGTCCTGTTCAGCGGGGATGCCTTCTCGCCCAGCATGCTCAGCACGTTCACCAAGGGCGAACAGATGGTGCCGGTGTTGAATGCGGTTGGAACGCACTGTGCCGTTTTCGGAAATCACGATTTTG ATCATGGACTGGATGTGCTTACCGATTGGGTGGAGAAGACGACTTTCCCGTGGCTGATGTCGAACGTGGTGGACAATGAAACCGGCCGACCGCTGGGAGGCGGCAAAATCACGCACATCTTGCATCACAACGACGTGAAGGTGGGCCTGATCGGGCTGGTGGAGAAGGAATGGCTCGACACGCTGCCGACGATCGACCCAAACGAAGTGACGTACATCGACTTCATCAAGGCGGGAAACCAACTGGCCGATGAGCTACACAATCAA GGTTGTGATGTGATTATAGCGTTAACACATATGCGCACTCCGAATGATATTGAGCTAGCAAAACATAGCGGCCACATTGATCTCATCCTCGGTGGACACGATCACGTTTATGAAATACTGAAT ATTGAAGATACTCATGTGGTGAAGTCTGGCACGGACTTTcggcaattttcaaaaattggcGTTTGCCTGGAGCGGAATGAGAATGGCAAGATTAATATCAATGTCGAGAAGGTCGACGTCAGCTCGACGAAGTACACCGAAGACCCGGCACTGAAGGAGGAACTGCGCAAGTACTCGGAAACGATCGAGTCAAAGATGCACGAGGTGTTGGGAACGTTCGCGGTGGAACTGGACGGTCGCTTCTCGTCGATACGCACGTCGGAGACCAACCTGGGCAACTGGATATGCGACGTGGCGCTGGCGGCCACCGGAGCAGACTGTGTTATGATCAATTCGGGCACGTTCCGATCGGATCAGGTACACCCGGCCGGTCCGTTTATGATGCGCGATCTGGTCAACATCATTCCCATGCAGGACCCGCTGATAGTGCTGGAAGTGACCGGCAAAATTCTCCACTCGGCGCTGGAAAATTCTGTCTCCACCTACCCGAAGCTGGAGGGTAGATTTCCGCAGATTGCCGGCATGTCGTTCGCGTTCGATCCGAGCAAACCGCCCGGCAATCGAGTCGAAGTGAAATTGGTGCGCGTTGGCGATGAGTGGCTAAACCTGGAGCAGAAGTACACGCTCTGCATCAAGAGCTACATCCATGGCGGTTGCGACGGGTACACCATGTTCAAGGGATGTCGCGTGCTCATGGATGACGATGCTGCCCCGGAGCTCGGGTTGGCAATTCAGAACCACTTCAAAGCAATCGATGTGCGCATGGGCAAGGCTCACCACACCAAGCACCGGCAGTCGCTGGTCACTTTGTCACGCCGCCACAGCATGGTGCAGATGCTCGAGAATCTGGAGCTGGATGGTCCGACGCCGATACGGCGAAAGTCTTCCGTGACGCCACCGAAAATGGAGCACATCAGTAACAACCGGGGAAAG CTTCTTCGGCGTGCTTCGTTGGATGACTTGGAGCAAAACAGCTGCCAGTTGGCGCCGTCCATACAGCACCGGATTGTCGTAGTGCAGAATGAAGAT CACATCCGTGAACTGATTTTTAAGCGTgaaacaatcgaaaaaaattCCGTTATCAAGGAGACCGATGAGCTTACACCCTAA